Proteins encoded within one genomic window of Cellulomonas xiejunii:
- a CDS encoding putative T7SS-secreted protein, translated as MSRPYSWYPLATSDPVPGDPAVVRAGGDHYRQVATAIGDAERVLRALVDAQDAVSEAVDAIRDRTHAVADRIRRAHARYDAAGDALVRYSLQLDLAQTQSLDALHTAQSAQHSLDLAEDAVRRSRILLEDAIDLGEDTTTQQHALTTARSGRSDAEIDLARARLALAEAVERRDTAAPRAMDELDTGMDDTLHDGWWEDWGADVAQTVSTWAGNISAGLGVASLLLGWVPVLGQVLVVAALVTAGAALIADTALALKSGDGADWFNVGMGVLGFLSFGASRYLTKALDAFQVEASSVSALAQRLASRRLPGPTRAATSGPRPIGAPAERPSLATTADRTTPWRNQVRAAWDKVRALHGSDRVLALAGHGDVALTNNALQAQLLDSFPSRPLSAMVLVCPTIKGAALEAGAVVLYAGDVAMAYTSVSKAVVEAAIGPRPSPAARLGL; from the coding sequence GTGAGCCGGCCGTACTCCTGGTACCCGTTGGCGACCAGCGACCCCGTCCCCGGCGACCCTGCCGTCGTCCGCGCCGGTGGCGACCACTACCGCCAGGTCGCCACCGCCATCGGCGATGCCGAGCGCGTCCTGCGCGCACTGGTCGACGCCCAGGACGCGGTCTCGGAAGCGGTCGACGCGATCCGGGACCGCACGCACGCCGTCGCCGACCGCATCCGCAGAGCGCACGCCAGGTACGACGCCGCCGGTGACGCCCTTGTGCGGTACTCCCTCCAGCTCGACCTCGCCCAGACCCAGTCCCTCGACGCCCTGCACACAGCCCAGTCGGCCCAGCACTCCTTGGACCTCGCCGAGGACGCCGTCCGCCGCTCGCGGATCCTGCTCGAGGACGCCATCGACCTCGGCGAGGACACCACGACCCAGCAGCACGCCCTCACCACGGCCCGCTCCGGACGCTCCGACGCCGAGATCGACCTCGCGCGCGCCCGGCTCGCCCTCGCCGAAGCCGTCGAACGCCGCGACACCGCCGCGCCACGTGCCATGGACGAGCTCGACACCGGCATGGACGACACCCTCCACGACGGATGGTGGGAGGACTGGGGCGCAGACGTCGCGCAGACGGTGTCGACGTGGGCGGGGAACATCAGCGCCGGCCTCGGCGTCGCCTCGCTGCTGCTCGGCTGGGTTCCCGTCCTCGGCCAGGTGCTCGTCGTCGCCGCCCTCGTCACAGCGGGTGCGGCACTGATCGCCGACACAGCACTCGCACTCAAGAGCGGCGATGGAGCCGACTGGTTCAACGTCGGCATGGGCGTGCTCGGATTCCTCTCGTTCGGAGCGAGCAGGTACCTGACCAAGGCGCTCGACGCCTTCCAGGTCGAGGCGTCATCGGTCTCGGCGCTGGCGCAGCGGCTCGCGAGCCGCAGGCTGCCGGGGCCGACGCGGGCGGCCACGTCAGGTCCCCGCCCCATCGGTGCGCCGGCGGAACGCCCCTCGCTCGCCACGACAGCAGACCGCACCACGCCCTGGAGGAACCAGGTGCGAGCGGCATGGGACAAGGTGCGCGCTCTGCACGGGAGTGACCGCGTACTGGCGCTCGCCGGCCACGGGGACGTCGCCCTGACGAACAACGCACTCCAGGCACAGCTGCTCGACTCGTTCCCCTCACGGCCCCTGTCCGCCATGGTCCTGGTCTGCCCGACGATCAAGGGCGCGGCGCTGGAGGCGGGTGCCGTCGTCCTCTACGCAGGTGATGTGGCCATGGCGTACACGTCTGTCAGCAAGGCGGTCGTCGAGGCGGCAATCGGCCCGCGACCATCTCCCGCGGCGCGTCTGGGCCTCTGA
- a CDS encoding sensor histidine kinase: MTDATPPEGRAAGLGPRGSATAAADDRSPRPVGRVRARLRAMTSASARTWWRALASMVLVAAFVAWGAMMAVGAESMYTLSRYVGQQQTDTMAYGSALLTLVGAGVLLARHRWPELVAAVLAALAIATLVVAGATNGYELALAAALFAVAAARPPRTTWLVALAVLAPVLVAARLAPRVGLVGSLAAGGAPGEVDAVSRFRLPWILADVLPPSWVITALPVVVLALFGIAFGTLVRTARLRAADLAEVAAARAAEEEHRARVTQADERARVAREMHDVIAHSITVMIALGGGAAAAIDRSPDQARRALDELVDTGRGALGDVRRILGLLHAPDDTHAADRPERAVAGATAHPAGSAAGDDASSGDVPMAPQPGVEDLDRLVERFRTAGLPVRTAGLAVAGLEGLDATVQLAVFRVVQESLTNTLRHAPGTASVDVAVRRLADAVEVVVADRGPGNEDRAATAPVPGSGRGIAGMTGRVAAFGGTLEAGPHLGGWRVRAVLPQPGGTTGATTGATPRVEQAVPATNEGEA, from the coding sequence GTGACTGACGCGACGCCCCCCGAGGGCCGGGCCGCAGGGCTCGGCCCTCGCGGGTCGGCCACGGCCGCCGCGGACGATCGCTCGCCGCGCCCCGTCGGGCGCGTCCGGGCCCGGCTGCGGGCGATGACCAGCGCCTCGGCACGGACGTGGTGGCGGGCGCTGGCGTCCATGGTGCTCGTCGCCGCGTTCGTCGCGTGGGGCGCCATGATGGCGGTCGGCGCCGAGTCGATGTACACGCTCAGCCGGTACGTCGGCCAGCAGCAGACCGACACCATGGCCTACGGGTCGGCGCTGCTCACCCTGGTGGGCGCGGGCGTGCTGCTCGCGCGGCACCGCTGGCCGGAGCTGGTCGCGGCCGTCCTGGCGGCGCTCGCGATCGCGACGCTCGTCGTCGCCGGCGCGACCAACGGGTACGAGCTGGCGCTCGCGGCCGCGCTGTTCGCCGTCGCGGCCGCCCGCCCGCCCCGCACGACGTGGCTCGTGGCCCTGGCCGTCCTGGCGCCGGTGCTCGTCGCCGCACGGCTCGCGCCGCGCGTGGGGCTCGTCGGGTCCCTCGCCGCGGGCGGCGCACCCGGCGAGGTCGACGCGGTCTCGCGGTTCCGGCTGCCCTGGATCCTCGCGGACGTGCTGCCGCCCTCGTGGGTCATCACCGCCCTGCCCGTGGTCGTGCTCGCGCTGTTCGGCATCGCGTTCGGCACCCTCGTGCGCACCGCCCGGCTCCGGGCCGCCGACCTCGCGGAGGTCGCCGCGGCGCGCGCCGCCGAGGAGGAGCACCGTGCCCGCGTCACGCAGGCCGACGAGCGCGCCCGCGTGGCGCGCGAGATGCACGACGTCATCGCGCACTCCATCACCGTGATGATCGCGCTGGGCGGTGGCGCCGCCGCGGCGATCGACCGGTCGCCCGACCAGGCCCGGCGCGCGCTCGACGAGCTCGTCGACACCGGGCGCGGTGCGCTCGGTGACGTGCGACGCATCCTCGGCCTGCTGCACGCGCCGGACGACACGCACGCTGCCGACCGTCCGGAACGCGCCGTCGCCGGTGCGACCGCACACCCGGCCGGCTCGGCGGCGGGCGACGACGCGTCGTCCGGCGACGTGCCGATGGCCCCGCAGCCCGGTGTCGAGGACCTCGACCGCCTGGTCGAGCGGTTCCGCACCGCCGGCCTGCCCGTGCGCACCGCGGGACTCGCCGTGGCCGGGCTCGAGGGCCTGGACGCCACCGTCCAGCTCGCCGTGTTCCGCGTCGTGCAGGAGTCCCTCACCAACACGCTGCGTCACGCGCCCGGCACGGCGTCCGTCGACGTCGCCGTGCGGCGGCTGGCCGACGCGGTCGAGGTCGTCGTCGCCGACCGCGGCCCGGGCAACGAGGACCGCGCCGCCACTGCGCCGGTCCCGGGGTCGGGGCGCGGAATCGCAGGCATGACCGGACGCGTCGCCGCCTTCGGTGGGACGCTCGAGGCCGGCCCGCACCTCGGCGGGTGGCGCGTGCGCGCGGTCCTGCCGCAGCCCGGCGGCACGACCGGCGCGACGACGGGCGCGACCCCCCGCGTCGAGCAGGCCGTGCCGGCGACGAACGAAGGAGAGGCATGA
- a CDS encoding DUF805 domain-containing protein yields MTENYAAVTTDLPDDLFDDSPLPGATFPQAVRRLLRRYTVFSGRASRSEYWWAALFYLLVEVGFGVVGAVVAGVTGSIVGDDSTAFGWVMGIVLGLAALAWLLLLIPGLALAVRRMHDANLSGWLLLMCLVPGLVLVGIVFMLLPSNPAGARFDRAVPIPPLDEE; encoded by the coding sequence GTGACGGAGAACTACGCAGCGGTGACGACGGACCTGCCCGACGACCTCTTCGACGACTCGCCGCTCCCGGGCGCGACGTTCCCCCAGGCGGTCCGCCGCCTGTTGCGTCGCTACACGGTGTTCAGCGGTCGGGCGAGCCGCAGCGAGTACTGGTGGGCCGCGTTGTTCTACCTGCTGGTCGAGGTGGGTTTCGGCGTCGTCGGGGCGGTGGTCGCGGGCGTGACCGGCAGCATCGTCGGCGACGACTCGACCGCCTTCGGCTGGGTGATGGGGATCGTGCTCGGCCTGGCCGCCCTGGCCTGGCTCCTGCTCCTCATCCCCGGCCTCGCCCTGGCGGTCCGCCGCATGCACGACGCGAACCTGTCCGGCTGGTTGCTCCTGATGTGCCTCGTCCCCGGGCTCGTGCTCGTCGGCATCGTGTTCATGCTGCTGCCGAGCAACCCGGCGGGTGCGCGCTTCGACCGCGCCGTGCCGATCCCTCCGCTCGACGAGGAGTGA
- a CDS encoding DUF4011 domain-containing protein codes for MNDPDHHGDVGEAAGATISVTALPVLGYAMAHSRIGVIDEVTVTGVAADSRGASLEVDVVCASGSLGGPKVHLLDLAAGQPTMLRAVDLVLDPARMLAVDEQQPGQIRTVLRDAAGAVLATGSVGVQVLASHQWMARPAHLALEMLAAHVQPNAAAIAPLLVEASDLLRASTGRSALDGYQSEDPERVDAIAAAVYDAIRARDVRYAEPPASWGDVGQKVRTPAEVLEGRLGTCLDTTVTYAAALEQAGINPTLWLFAGHVVVGYWRQDTTLGMVATSEVADLVNLVDLGLVGLVETTVLTGGVESQPFEVARRAGRSKLARDLADAVGVTDVRQARLAGIFPLPSRSVGADGQVVVHEYSPGAGPTIEAYRGSPSERAADDRRDVPARVGRWKNSLLDLSLRNRLIHYTDRAGFRLEVPGEALGRLEDQISANVPIRLVASDVVAEVDAARGIRYGRDLPEETRELLLADKRSAYIDITSASYTSKLRYLTYKARTIVQETGSNNLYLAFGMLSWRFNDRDLRSPLVLVPVHLSTTSRGQAYRIRVDEAGASTPNYCLLEKLRVSFGLEIPGLAEPGEDASGIDLAAAFDAVRRAIAVAGLPFRVEETVDLAILQFAKFPLWKDLDQHWETLTQNPLVRHLVHTPLDAFADPTPPPQDVDLDLLDAAVPVPADSSQLEAVADAVAGRTFVLEGPPGTGKSQTITNLLARSLAEGRRVLFVAEKRAALDVVKTRLEAVGLGHLSLDLHDKGARPAAVRAQLRDALALHATPDLDALRAGSETASAARRRLATYAARLHEQNAAGHSLYSARSFELASDPAITPLDVPASLVAGGRPEQLAEIRGVLRELPDVADLARPRPRHPWRFVDVRPDVPFDVGRAHAAAQRLDAAIAGAQAHGLDLPRLGRLRSAQDAATWARLADAPRYPLATLATLLDTTWRPHLQRVRAAADALAGGGEEWRQVVAPVVMLRDVAAVHAAALAADASGFFGRKKRRRAVLAQLLDALVVPPSQVPLKQLSTLTGDLAATYAKVTELRALAAQTPLPFAADGWNPGDPQAAAWLRDSVDVLMWLGEVLAVDGTARGDDLRAFYSGTPQGHALAPLTELAESWSGLDAAIATDGSARERWAGDDGFLTAWWTTRTDRRLESTATLDHWVGLVQHLEPLRRSGMDVARRAILDGRVPPDEAVLAFDRGAARTSLAERAEATALGDFDVAAHNRTIERFTQATRAVRAELPQAIPEQVLALRRFDVTSGAGQIGGLVRQLKRERGGMTVRALMEHYGELITQIMPCTLMSPESVARFFPARPGLFDVVVFDEASQIRVADAIGAMGRASSVVVVGDSKQMPPTQVAETNATAEDDEEVTVETVVDEESILSECVQARVPSRWLSWHYRSQDESLIAFSNRLYYEDRLSSFPAPLPGDTRAHPAGYGISLVRVDGTFQRSGRGKALRTNPVEADAIVADVRARFAASPGRAPSLGIITFNAQQRDLIDNLLRDSGDERIVAALDEADGLFVKNLENVQGDERDCILFSVAFSANDRGVVPLNFGPLSKPGGERRLNVAVTRARRQVVLYASFAPEALRAEESTQVGTKHLRAYLELAAHGVEVAAADGRRRSIVDHHRDDLAAELRLAGYAVRTDVGLSDFRVDVSIAAADDPDQPLVAVLLDGPTWHARRTVGDRDGLPVEVLQGLMRWPGVERVWLPEWVQQREETLARLAAAVERAREVLREAAREAERAAVVDEVADAAGARAAGATASDYGSPAVEALRFVGEGDALAWDVVDEVVEDGVADVDAVEGGMLAVAGGSVVLPASEAHAGSRASVLDLPAVPVRRHPAVRDYEEWSPGVLGTVSTLNRLPDARAAAEVRAAVVDAITTEGPIHPDRLAKIVAGAYGLGRVGEERKAAIRRLVPAENQPAGDDFYWPAGVEPRTWFEVRRAADGTSRPVDEVSLVEIANALRVAAEETGGASADELTRRALQMFGGRRVTESIGKRLDAGLALALAWGRVRVRGVGTYVSGG; via the coding sequence GTGAACGACCCGGACCACCACGGCGACGTGGGCGAGGCGGCCGGCGCGACGATCTCGGTCACCGCGCTGCCCGTCCTCGGCTACGCGATGGCCCACAGCCGCATCGGCGTCATCGACGAGGTCACGGTGACCGGAGTCGCTGCCGACTCGCGCGGCGCGTCGCTCGAGGTCGACGTCGTGTGCGCGAGCGGGTCCCTCGGCGGACCCAAGGTGCACCTCCTCGACCTGGCCGCGGGACAGCCGACCATGCTGCGGGCGGTCGACCTGGTCCTGGACCCGGCGCGCATGCTCGCGGTCGACGAGCAGCAGCCCGGCCAGATCCGCACGGTGCTGCGCGACGCGGCCGGCGCGGTGCTCGCCACCGGGTCCGTCGGCGTGCAGGTGCTCGCGTCGCACCAGTGGATGGCCCGGCCCGCGCACCTCGCGCTCGAGATGCTCGCCGCGCACGTCCAGCCGAACGCGGCCGCGATCGCGCCGCTCCTGGTCGAGGCGTCGGACCTGCTGCGCGCGTCCACGGGACGCTCCGCGCTCGACGGCTACCAGTCGGAGGACCCCGAGCGCGTCGACGCGATCGCCGCGGCCGTCTACGACGCGATCCGGGCGCGCGACGTGCGGTACGCGGAGCCGCCCGCGTCGTGGGGCGACGTGGGCCAGAAGGTCCGGACGCCGGCCGAGGTGCTCGAGGGGCGCCTCGGCACCTGCCTCGACACGACGGTGACGTACGCGGCGGCGCTCGAGCAGGCGGGGATCAACCCGACGCTGTGGCTCTTCGCGGGGCACGTGGTCGTCGGGTACTGGCGGCAGGACACGACCCTCGGCATGGTTGCGACGTCCGAGGTCGCGGACCTGGTCAACCTCGTGGACCTGGGCCTCGTCGGGCTGGTCGAGACGACGGTGCTGACGGGAGGCGTCGAGTCCCAGCCGTTCGAGGTGGCGCGGCGGGCCGGGCGGAGCAAGCTCGCGCGGGACCTCGCCGACGCCGTGGGCGTGACGGACGTCCGCCAGGCGCGCCTCGCGGGGATCTTCCCGCTGCCCAGCCGTTCGGTGGGGGCCGACGGGCAGGTGGTCGTCCACGAGTACTCGCCCGGCGCCGGGCCTACCATCGAGGCGTACCGCGGGTCCCCGTCGGAGCGCGCCGCGGACGACCGCCGCGACGTTCCCGCGCGCGTCGGCCGGTGGAAGAACTCCCTGCTCGACCTGAGCCTGCGCAACCGGCTCATCCACTACACGGACCGGGCGGGCTTCCGCCTCGAGGTCCCGGGCGAGGCGCTCGGGCGGCTCGAGGACCAGATCAGCGCCAACGTGCCGATCCGGCTCGTGGCCTCCGACGTCGTCGCGGAGGTCGACGCCGCGCGCGGCATCCGCTACGGCCGGGACCTGCCCGAGGAGACGCGCGAGCTCCTCCTGGCGGACAAGCGCTCCGCGTACATCGACATCACGTCCGCGTCGTACACGAGCAAGCTGCGGTACCTGACGTACAAGGCGAGGACGATCGTCCAGGAGACGGGGTCGAACAACCTCTACCTCGCGTTCGGCATGCTCAGCTGGCGGTTCAACGACCGGGACCTGCGCTCGCCGCTCGTGCTGGTGCCGGTGCACCTATCGACGACGAGCCGCGGGCAGGCGTACCGCATCCGCGTCGACGAGGCGGGCGCGTCGACGCCCAACTACTGCCTGCTGGAGAAGCTGCGCGTCTCGTTCGGGCTGGAGATCCCGGGGCTGGCCGAGCCGGGTGAGGACGCGTCGGGCATCGACCTGGCGGCGGCGTTCGACGCGGTGCGGCGCGCGATCGCGGTGGCGGGCCTGCCGTTCCGCGTCGAGGAGACGGTGGACCTCGCGATCCTGCAGTTCGCGAAGTTCCCCCTGTGGAAGGACCTCGACCAGCACTGGGAGACGCTCACGCAGAACCCGCTGGTGCGGCACCTCGTGCACACGCCGCTCGACGCGTTCGCCGACCCGACGCCCCCGCCCCAGGACGTCGACCTCGACCTGCTGGACGCGGCGGTCCCCGTGCCGGCGGACAGCTCGCAGCTCGAGGCCGTCGCCGACGCCGTCGCGGGCCGCACGTTCGTGCTCGAGGGCCCACCGGGGACGGGCAAGTCGCAGACGATCACCAACCTCCTGGCGCGTTCGCTGGCCGAGGGGCGGCGCGTGCTGTTCGTCGCCGAGAAGCGCGCGGCGCTCGACGTCGTCAAGACGCGGCTCGAGGCCGTCGGCCTGGGGCACCTGTCGCTGGACCTGCACGACAAGGGCGCGCGCCCGGCGGCCGTCCGCGCGCAGCTCCGCGACGCGCTGGCGCTGCACGCGACGCCGGACCTCGACGCGCTGCGGGCCGGCTCGGAGACCGCGTCCGCCGCCCGCCGACGCCTCGCCACGTACGCGGCCCGGCTGCACGAGCAGAACGCAGCCGGGCACTCCCTGTACTCGGCGCGCAGCTTCGAGCTCGCGTCCGACCCGGCCATCACGCCGCTGGACGTGCCCGCCTCGCTCGTCGCCGGCGGGAGACCGGAACAGCTCGCGGAGATCCGGGGCGTCCTGCGTGAGCTGCCCGACGTCGCCGACCTTGCCCGGCCCCGCCCGCGGCACCCGTGGCGGTTCGTGGACGTGCGGCCGGACGTCCCGTTCGACGTGGGTCGCGCGCACGCCGCGGCGCAGCGTCTCGACGCGGCGATCGCCGGTGCGCAGGCGCACGGTCTGGACCTTCCCCGGCTCGGCCGGCTGCGCTCGGCGCAGGACGCGGCGACGTGGGCCCGGCTCGCCGACGCCCCCCGGTACCCGCTCGCGACCCTCGCCACGCTGCTCGACACGACGTGGCGCCCGCACCTGCAGCGCGTGCGCGCGGCGGCGGACGCGCTGGCCGGCGGAGGCGAGGAGTGGCGGCAGGTCGTCGCGCCCGTCGTCATGCTGCGCGACGTCGCCGCCGTGCACGCGGCGGCGCTCGCGGCAGACGCGTCGGGGTTCTTCGGACGCAAGAAGCGGCGTCGGGCGGTGCTCGCACAGCTCCTGGACGCGCTGGTCGTGCCGCCGTCGCAGGTGCCGCTCAAGCAGCTGTCGACCCTGACCGGGGACCTGGCCGCGACGTACGCCAAGGTCACCGAGCTGCGCGCGCTCGCGGCGCAGACCCCCCTGCCCTTCGCCGCCGACGGCTGGAACCCCGGTGACCCGCAGGCCGCGGCGTGGCTGCGCGACAGCGTCGACGTGCTGATGTGGCTGGGTGAGGTGCTGGCCGTCGACGGGACGGCCCGGGGGGACGACCTGCGCGCGTTCTACTCGGGAACCCCGCAGGGTCACGCGCTGGCGCCGCTGACGGAGCTGGCGGAGAGCTGGTCCGGCCTGGACGCCGCCATCGCCACCGACGGATCGGCGCGGGAAAGGTGGGCCGGCGACGACGGCTTCCTCACCGCGTGGTGGACGACGCGCACGGACCGCCGCCTGGAGTCCACCGCAACCCTCGACCACTGGGTGGGGCTCGTGCAGCACCTCGAGCCGCTGCGGCGCAGCGGCATGGACGTCGCCCGCCGCGCGATCCTCGACGGCCGCGTCCCACCCGACGAGGCGGTCCTCGCGTTCGACCGCGGCGCCGCACGCACGTCGCTGGCCGAGCGTGCCGAGGCGACCGCGCTGGGCGACTTCGACGTCGCGGCGCACAACCGCACGATCGAGCGCTTCACGCAGGCGACGCGCGCCGTGCGGGCCGAGCTGCCGCAGGCGATCCCCGAGCAGGTGCTGGCGCTGCGCCGGTTCGACGTGACGTCGGGCGCCGGGCAGATCGGCGGGCTGGTCCGCCAGCTCAAGCGCGAGCGCGGCGGCATGACGGTGCGCGCGCTCATGGAGCACTACGGCGAGCTGATCACGCAGATCATGCCCTGCACGCTCATGAGCCCCGAGTCGGTCGCGCGGTTCTTCCCCGCCCGGCCCGGGCTGTTCGACGTCGTCGTGTTCGACGAGGCCTCGCAGATCCGCGTCGCCGACGCGATCGGCGCGATGGGCCGGGCGTCGTCCGTGGTCGTCGTCGGCGACAGCAAGCAGATGCCGCCCACGCAGGTCGCGGAGACCAACGCGACCGCCGAGGACGACGAGGAGGTCACGGTCGAGACCGTCGTCGACGAGGAGTCGATCCTCTCGGAGTGCGTGCAGGCGCGGGTGCCGAGCCGGTGGCTGTCGTGGCACTACCGCAGCCAGGACGAGTCGCTCATCGCGTTCAGCAACCGGCTGTACTACGAGGACAGGCTCTCGTCGTTCCCCGCGCCGCTGCCGGGCGACACCCGGGCGCACCCCGCGGGGTACGGGATCTCGCTGGTCCGCGTCGACGGGACGTTCCAGCGGTCGGGTCGCGGGAAGGCGCTCCGTACGAACCCCGTCGAGGCGGACGCGATCGTCGCGGACGTGCGCGCCCGCTTCGCCGCGTCGCCGGGGCGCGCACCGTCGCTCGGGATCATCACGTTCAACGCCCAGCAGCGCGACCTCATCGACAACCTGCTGCGTGACAGCGGCGACGAGCGCATCGTCGCCGCGCTGGACGAGGCCGACGGGCTCTTCGTCAAGAACCTCGAGAACGTCCAGGGCGACGAGCGCGACTGCATCCTGTTCTCCGTCGCGTTCAGCGCGAACGACCGCGGCGTCGTGCCGCTGAACTTCGGGCCGCTGTCCAAGCCCGGTGGCGAGCGGCGGCTCAACGTCGCCGTGACGCGCGCCCGGCGGCAGGTGGTGCTGTACGCGAGCTTCGCGCCCGAGGCGCTGCGGGCCGAGGAATCGACGCAGGTGGGGACCAAGCACCTGCGCGCGTACCTGGAGCTGGCGGCGCACGGCGTCGAGGTCGCGGCGGCGGACGGGCGACGACGCAGCATCGTGGACCACCACCGCGACGACCTGGCTGCCGAGCTGCGGCTGGCCGGGTACGCCGTGCGGACCGACGTTGGGTTGTCGGACTTCCGCGTGGACGTGTCGATCGCGGCCGCGGACGACCCCGACCAGCCGCTGGTCGCCGTGCTGCTCGACGGCCCGACGTGGCACGCGCGGCGGACCGTCGGCGACCGCGACGGGCTGCCGGTGGAGGTCCTGCAGGGGCTCATGCGGTGGCCCGGGGTCGAGCGGGTGTGGCTGCCGGAGTGGGTGCAGCAGCGCGAGGAGACGCTGGCGCGGTTGGCGGCGGCGGTGGAGCGGGCGCGGGAGGTGCTGCGGGAGGCTGCGCGGGAGGCGGAGCGTGCCGCGGTGGTTGATGAGGTTGCCGACGCCGCGGGGGCGAGGGCTGCGGGGGCGACGGCATCGGACTACGGGTCGCCGGCGGTCGAGGCGCTGCGGTTCGTCGGGGAGGGTGACGCGCTCGCGTGGGACGTGGTGGATGAGGTCGTCGAGGACGGGGTCGCCGACGTCGATGCCGTCGAGGGCGGGATGCTCGCCGTCGCCGGCGGCTCGGTTGTGCTCCCCGCGAGCGAGGCGCACGCCGGGTCACGGGCCTCCGTGCTGGACCTTCCCGCTGTGCCCGTGCGTCGGCACCCTGCGGTCCGGGACTACGAGGAGTGGTCCCCGGGCGTCCTGGGCACGGTCTCGACGCTCAACCGGTTGCCCGATGCGCGCGCGGCCGCGGAGGTGCGTGCGGCGGTCGTCGACGCGATCACCACCGAGGGCCCGATCCACCCCGACCGCCTCGCCAAGATCGTGGCGGGCGCGTACGGGCTGGGGCGCGTCGGTGAGGAGCGCAAGGCGGCGATCAGGCGGCTCGTGCCGGCGGAGAACCAACCGGCGGGTGACGACTTCTACTGGCCCGCGGGCGTGGAGCCGCGGACGTGGTTCGAGGTACGGCGTGCGGCCGACGGGACGAGCCGGCCGGTCGACGAGGTGTCGCTCGTGGAGATCGCGAACGCCCTGCGCGTGGCCGCCGAGGAGACGGGGGGTGCGTCGGCGGACGAGCTCACGCGTCGGGCGCTGCAGATGTTCGGCGGGCGGCGCGTCACCGAGTCGATCGGGAAGCGGCTGGACGCGGGGCTCGCGCTCGCGCTGGCGTGGGGACGCGTGCGGGTGCGGGGTGTGGGGACGTACGTGAGCGGGGGGTGA
- a CDS encoding response regulator, which translates to MIRVLLVDDQALIRMGFRLLIDSTEDLEVVGEAQDGQSAIEQVAALRPDVVLMDVRMPGVNGIDATARIVETHPETRVLVLTTFDLDEYAFAALRAGASGFLLKDAAPAELSAAVRTVASGEAVVSARITRRMLELFAGHLPAGASVADPNAPHPRLADLTPREVEVLREVAEGLSNAEIAGRLFLSEATVKTHVGRILAKLGVRDRVQAVVVAYETGLVRVGG; encoded by the coding sequence ATGATCCGCGTCCTGCTGGTCGACGACCAGGCACTCATCCGCATGGGCTTCCGGCTGCTGATCGACAGCACCGAGGACCTCGAGGTCGTCGGGGAGGCGCAGGACGGGCAGTCCGCGATCGAGCAGGTCGCCGCGCTGCGTCCCGACGTCGTCCTCATGGACGTGCGCATGCCGGGGGTCAACGGCATCGACGCGACCGCGCGCATCGTCGAGACGCACCCCGAGACGCGCGTGCTCGTCCTGACGACGTTCGACCTCGACGAGTACGCGTTCGCGGCGCTGCGCGCCGGGGCCAGCGGGTTCCTGCTCAAGGACGCCGCCCCGGCCGAGCTGTCCGCCGCCGTGCGGACCGTCGCGTCCGGCGAGGCCGTGGTGTCCGCGCGCATCACGCGCCGCATGCTCGAGCTGTTCGCGGGGCACCTGCCCGCGGGTGCGTCCGTCGCCGACCCGAACGCCCCGCACCCCCGCCTCGCCGACCTCACGCCCCGCGAGGTCGAGGTGCTGCGGGAGGTCGCCGAGGGGCTGTCCAACGCGGAGATCGCCGGGCGCCTGTTCCTGTCGGAGGCGACCGTGAAGACGCACGTCGGACGCATCCTCGCCAAGCTCGGGGTGCGGGACCGGGTGCAGGCCGTCGTGGTGGCGTACGAGACGGGGCTGGTGCGGGTGGGGGGGTGA
- a CDS encoding DUF6301 family protein has translation MRTASPDQISDLLRAFGAVTWPTGRQTALDLAAARGWSVELETKNSVSFITNLGTNDDSARALVLSDEATGGLLDKLTVNVSDAEAATPAELRKAYTDLCAVVEKTLGAPVHVERGSTPRMFWDLNSGGRVGFQRLDDIVIMILISHDAADLLREDKRLGLDPNRIAGAGHGASGRT, from the coding sequence GTGCGAACAGCATCACCCGACCAGATCAGCGACCTGCTGCGCGCCTTCGGAGCCGTCACATGGCCGACCGGGCGGCAGACCGCGCTCGACCTCGCCGCCGCGCGCGGGTGGTCCGTGGAGCTCGAGACGAAGAACTCCGTCAGCTTCATCACGAACCTCGGCACCAACGACGACAGCGCCCGCGCGCTCGTGCTGTCGGACGAGGCCACCGGCGGACTCCTCGACAAGCTCACCGTCAACGTCTCGGACGCCGAGGCGGCGACGCCGGCAGAGCTGAGGAAGGCCTACACCGACCTCTGCGCGGTCGTCGAGAAGACGCTCGGCGCACCGGTCCACGTGGAGCGAGGGTCGACCCCGCGGATGTTCTGGGACCTGAACAGCGGCGGGCGGGTCGGCTTTCAGCGGCTCGACGACATCGTGATCATGATCCTGATCTCGCACGACGCCGCCGACCTCCTCCGCGAGGACAAGCGCCTGGGCCTCGACCCGAACCGCATCGCCGGGGCGGGGCACGGGGCGTCGGGACGTACGTGA